The Nocardia sp. NBC_00508 nucleotide sequence GGTAGAGCACCTGCCAGGAGCGGCGATTGCGGTCGACGAAGCCGAGGAAACCCTCCAGCGCGGTGCGGACCTGCTCGTGCGGCGACAGCAGCGGGTTGCCCGCCGGCACGACGGATTCGATGAAGCGCATCCCCTCGCGCTGGATGCACGCGCGGAACAGTTCGTCCTTGGAGCCGTAGTACAAGTACAGCATCGGCTTCGAGATCTTCGCCTCGGCGGCGATCGCGTCCATCGAGGTGTCGTGGAAGCCTCTACGCGAGAAAACCTCCACCGCGGCGTCGAGCATCTGCTGCTCGCGTACCGCCCGCGGAAGTCGCTTCGTTCCGCCCGCCATCCACACTCCTACCACAGGTGAACCTCATATATTACTCCAAGGTAAGTTCCGGCGGTCCGATTTGCTCACCAGTCGCCCGCCCCCGCCGTGCGGCTGCCTCGCCTTCGCTCGGCCCGGCGCGGGCTGTAGGCGGGCTTCGCCCGGCGGTGTCCTTCATGCGGCTGCCTCAGCAGCGCGGCAACACACCCTTGAAAGCGGCCATCCGCAGCACCGAGGCATCCACCTGCGTCATCGGCAAACGTCCACTCGACACCGCCTGCTCCAGCCGGTCGAGCACTCGCGACACCGCGTCGGTGGTGATCCACAGAGCGTTGTCGGCGCCGGCGACGAGTGCGGCCTCGACAGCGTCCTCGATCGACATCCTGGCGGTGATCGCCGCCATCCCGCCCAAGTCGTCGGTGAAGATCGGGCCCTCGAACGGCGCGGCGCCGTAACCGCGACCCTCGCGCAGCAGCGCCATCGTCTCGGGGCTGATGCTGGCCGGGACATCCGGGGTGGTCAGGCCGGGCACGTCGAGGTGGCCGACCATGACCGCCGCGCCCGAGCCGATCAGATCGCGGAACGGCACCAAGTCCACGGTCTGCAGCTGCGCCAGCGGCGGAGTGCGCACCGCGCCGGTGTGCGAGTCGCCGGAGCCGGACCCGTGCCCCGGGAAGTGCTTCATCACCGTGCCGACACCGACCTCACGCATGGCCCGGATGTAGGCGTCCGCGTAGCTGGTGACCACGGCGGGGTCATCGGAGAAGGAGCGGTCGCCGATCACCGTGTCGTCGGGCTGGGAGCTGACGTCGACATCGGGGGCGAAGTTCACCGTCACGCCGACGTCCTTCAGTGCACGCCCCCTGGCCAGCGTCGCGCTGTAGAACTGCTCGGGGCTCATAGTCTGCGCCGTCACCCGCGCGGACGGCGCCGGGCCGATCAGATCGCGAACGCGCGAGACGCGACCGCCCTCCTCGTCGATGGTCACCATGAGCGGAACCTTGGCCGCCTCCTTGACCTGCGTGATCTCGCCCGACGCAAGCAACGACTGGTCGGTCCATCCGCCCACGAAAATGCCGCCGATCTGCTCGTTGCGCACCACGTTCGTGGCATCGGCCGCCCCGGTGACGCCGACCGTCAGCAACTGGGCCAGCTTCTCGCGGGTGGTGAACTGCGCGAGGTACCCGGCAGTGCAGTCCGGCGGCGCCGCGGACGTGACCGGGACCGCGGCAGTCGGCGCGTCCGGTGTGGTGCTGCTCGGCGACGCCGAATCGGAGGAACCGCCGTTCGTGCAGGCGGTCGCGATGGCGGCGAGAACGGTGAGGACGAGCAGAGGCGTCTTCCGCATAGAGGTCAACCGTACTCGCCGCGGTATGGGCGACAGCAGCGGCTGGGCCCCTACAAGGGCGGGCAACTCGCGGACTCGGATGCGACGGCGGCCCAGCCGCGTGTGGCGTCGGTCCAACGGACGGCAATGCGGTTGGGGTCGTGGGGGATCCGTCCGCTACCGCCGAAGTGGCTGGCACACCGGGCGCGGTCGAGCAGCGACCAGACCGCTCGTGCATTTCCCATCCGAGGCCGAGTCGGGGCGACTGGGCTCGGGAACGAGATCGCTGCGGCGCTACCGCATGCGACTCGGCTGTGTTCGCGCAGGTCGGGGACGGTGTGCCAGCGGATTCGGGTCGGCCGAGCGGGGTAGTCTCTTGGTGTCGCCGTGCGTCTCCCTCAGGAGGTCACCGTGCCCTGCGATCTGATGCTCATCGCCTACGACGGCTCCGACAACGCCAAGCGCGCCATCGAATACGCCGGGCGGTTCCTCAGCGCGAACCGAGCCATCGTGCTGACCGCGTGGGAACCGATGGTGCGCCAAGCCGCTCGACTCTCCGGGCTGTCTGGTGTCATGCAACCGGAATGGGTGCCCGACGACCAGATCGAGGACATCGCCTACATCGACGCTCGCGCCGTCAACTCGGAGGGCGTGCGGCTTGCCGAGCTGGCGGGCCTGAACGCCGAGGCGCGGACCGCGGAATGCACCACGACCATCTGGAACGCCATCGTCGACTACGCCGACGAACTGGACGTCGACATCATCGTCGCGGGCACTCGCGGCGCGACCGGTATCCGCGCGCTCCTGCACAGCAGCGTCGCCGACGCCGTCCTCAAGCACTGTCATCGCCCCGTCCTGCTCGTCCCGCCCGGCAAGAATCCCTGACCCGCTCGCCCGCGTGACTCGTGAGATTTGGATCGCTCGAGAGCGATAGGACCCGACGGCGGGGTTACGTTGGGTCCATGGATGGGTTCCTGCTTGCTCGGGCGGACGGCGTTGTTCGGGGGTACGGGAGCCGGGTCGTGTTCGATGACGCGCAGCGGGCGGGGGTGGCGCTGCGCGATGGGAGCGCGGAGCTGATCGTGGGTGCGCTGCCCTTCGATCCGCGCAGGCCCGCTGCCCTGAGTGTGCCCGAACGTGCTGAGCACACGGCCGGTCCGTGGCGGCCCGCCGCACTACCCGATCTGCCCGCGGTCCGGGTTGTCGCCGAAATACCCAGTCCGGCAGAGCATATCGCACGGGTGACGAAATTGGTCGAGCAGCTGGGCGATCCGGCGCAACCATTGCGCAAGGTCGTCGCGGCACGATCGGTGCTGGCGGAGGCGGAGTTCGCACTCGACCCGGAACTCGTCGCGGGACACCTGCTGACCAGGCATCCGCACGCCAACGTCTTCGCCGTCGACCTGACGCCCGCGGGTCGCGCCGGGGTGACGCTGGTCGGGGCCACACCGGAAGTGCTGATCGCCCGGCACGGCGGCACCGTGACGTTGCGCCCGCTGGCGGGCACCCTGCCACGGCTCGCCGACCGGGACGCCGACGCGGCGCAAGCCCGAGAACTGCTGGCCAGCACCAAGAATCGCGACGAGCACGCGTTCGTGATCGACTGGATCAGGGATCGGCTCGGCCCGATCTGCGCCGAACTGTCCATTCCGGACAGCCCGGAGCTGATCAGCACGCACGAGGTATGGCATCTCGCGACGCCGATCACCGGACGCCTGCGCGACACCTCGATCACCGCACTGGACTTGGCGCTGCTGCTGCACCCGACGCCCGCGGTCTGCGGCACCCCGACCCACCTCGCCTTGGACACCATCGCGCACGTCGAGGAGGACCGCGGGTTCTACGGCGGAGCGGTCGGCTGGTGTGTCGCGGACGGCGACGGGGAGTGGATGGTCGCGATTCGCAGCGCGGAGCTCTCGGCCGACGGCCGCACGGTGCAC carries:
- a CDS encoding isochorismate synthase, with product MDGFLLARADGVVRGYGSRVVFDDAQRAGVALRDGSAELIVGALPFDPRRPAALSVPERAEHTAGPWRPAALPDLPAVRVVAEIPSPAEHIARVTKLVEQLGDPAQPLRKVVAARSVLAEAEFALDPELVAGHLLTRHPHANVFAVDLTPAGRAGVTLVGATPEVLIARHGGTVTLRPLAGTLPRLADRDADAAQARELLASTKNRDEHAFVIDWIRDRLGPICAELSIPDSPELISTHEVWHLATPITGRLRDTSITALDLALLLHPTPAVCGTPTHLALDTIAHVEEDRGFYGGAVGWCVADGDGEWMVAIRSAELSADGRTVHAYAGGGIVAASDPQAELDETTAKLRTLLGALHCSLPEH
- a CDS encoding glycoside hydrolase family 3 N-terminal domain-containing protein; translation: MRKTPLLVLTVLAAIATACTNGGSSDSASPSSTTPDAPTAAVPVTSAAPPDCTAGYLAQFTTREKLAQLLTVGVTGAADATNVVRNEQIGGIFVGGWTDQSLLASGEITQVKEAAKVPLMVTIDEEGGRVSRVRDLIGPAPSARVTAQTMSPEQFYSATLARGRALKDVGVTVNFAPDVDVSSQPDDTVIGDRSFSDDPAVVTSYADAYIRAMREVGVGTVMKHFPGHGSGSGDSHTGAVRTPPLAQLQTVDLVPFRDLIGSGAAVMVGHLDVPGLTTPDVPASISPETMALLREGRGYGAAPFEGPIFTDDLGGMAAITARMSIEDAVEAALVAGADNALWITTDAVSRVLDRLEQAVSSGRLPMTQVDASVLRMAAFKGVLPRC
- a CDS encoding TetR/AcrR family transcriptional regulator, which codes for MAGGTKRLPRAVREQQMLDAAVEVFSRRGFHDTSMDAIAAEAKISKPMLYLYYGSKDELFRACIQREGMRFIESVVPAGNPLLSPHEQVRTALEGFLGFVDRNRRSWQVLYRQAIGQQAFASEIENARERVIELTAKLLESSAKHAEPGTNFDVVAVAVIGAGEAIADRLASGRIEVAEAVDLLDDLAWRGLAGRKKTE
- a CDS encoding universal stress protein, with amino-acid sequence MPCDLMLIAYDGSDNAKRAIEYAGRFLSANRAIVLTAWEPMVRQAARLSGLSGVMQPEWVPDDQIEDIAYIDARAVNSEGVRLAELAGLNAEARTAECTTTIWNAIVDYADELDVDIIVAGTRGATGIRALLHSSVADAVLKHCHRPVLLVPPGKNP